From the genome of Candidatus Nitrosocosmicus oleophilus, one region includes:
- the purQ gene encoding phosphoribosylformylglycinamidine synthase subunit PurQ, producing MVRIGITVFPGSNCDRDIHHILNNILHVDARYIWYKSSFDYFDCIIIPGGFTYGDRLRAGAIAAHSTIMNKIMELADDNVPILGICNGFQILVESGILPGALIVNESLNFICKWMNVIVTNTDTPFTNLYDKNQRISLPIAHGEGRFVVDDKSYNKIKKKNQVTLEYWKHNPNGSLNSIAAICNEKGNVMGMMPHPERGSDKDLIPAGYDQSSILIFKSMINYLK from the coding sequence TTTTTCCAGGTAGTAATTGTGATCGCGATATTCATCATATTTTGAATAATATTCTGCATGTAGACGCAAGATATATCTGGTACAAATCGTCTTTTGATTATTTTGACTGTATAATAATACCCGGGGGATTCACTTATGGGGACAGGTTAAGAGCCGGTGCCATAGCTGCACACAGCACCATCATGAATAAAATAATGGAACTAGCAGACGATAATGTTCCAATATTGGGAATATGTAATGGATTTCAGATACTTGTTGAATCTGGAATACTCCCGGGTGCACTGATAGTCAACGAATCTTTGAATTTTATATGTAAATGGATGAATGTGATTGTTACCAATACTGATACTCCATTTACAAATCTGTATGATAAAAATCAGAGGATTTCTCTCCCCATAGCGCATGGTGAGGGTAGATTCGTGGTCGATGATAAATCCTATAACAAAATTAAGAAAAAAAATCAAGTCACTCTAGAATATTGGAAACATAATCCGAATGGTTCTTTAAACAGCATAGCAGCCATTTGTAACGAAAAAGGAAATGTTATGGGAATGATGCCACACCCAGAAAGAGGTAGTGACAAAGATTTGATCCCTGCTGGTTATGATCAAAGTTCCATATTGATATTTAAGTCTATGATTAACTATCTTAAGTAG
- the purL gene encoding phosphoribosylformylglycinamidine synthase subunit PurL — MNILNTEEYNYLKKKLHRKPNELEQYIISAEWSEHCSYKSSKNHLKLLPMNGDYVLVGPGYDAGVIEVGNGYVVTIHIESHNHPSAVEPYGGAATGVGGVLRDILSMGSRPIALFNALRFGQVDKDSKFESKNRWLIKNVVKGIADYGNCIGVPTVGGEVEFDQSFDNYCLVDVASIGYTKLGNLVANKARKGDSLILGGNATGVDGIHGASFASKNLDEDNRSAVQIPDPFLEKVLMEATLEAIENDCIKTMKDLGGGGLACCLSETADNLKKGFLVDLSTIPLKQKDMTDAQILISESQERMLYIVNSKKKNKFFKIFDKHNVNYAEIGHVTDDLNLSVIREGDELACMPAQIIAHAPLLNRKSKEPAYLESIQKSYREPKPQINIKKMIFKMLSNPSICSRKWIYEQYDHEVGVRTVSKPGASDSSVIKLDDNKFLSFKLDGNSKHCYLDPYRGIIGCLSESLRNITCVGASPIGIVDHLQFGNPENEEIFWTFLQTIRGIRDYCKFMNIPVVGGKVSLYNETNSGPIKPSPVIGMLGLIDAKNKIKYPMYLSNQSIFIVGTTKDEMGGSEYFEYCLDIVGGDVPSVDLEEQRNIIETIKKLIDRDLIYGVHDCSKGGIIVSMLEMAIHSNIGFKISVDEIPNKCSRLEYLLFSESHNRFIFSTDHDSMIITYLKKMKIPYARIGNSSDDRTCIIKNKDKTIFKSSLKTISQAYHSSFPNLFEKHI; from the coding sequence ATGAATATCCTTAACACAGAAGAATATAATTATCTAAAAAAGAAACTGCACAGGAAACCAAATGAATTGGAGCAGTATATCATAAGTGCCGAGTGGTCTGAACATTGTTCTTATAAATCTTCTAAAAATCATCTTAAATTATTACCAATGAATGGTGATTATGTGCTAGTTGGCCCTGGTTATGATGCGGGAGTAATAGAAGTAGGTAATGGTTATGTAGTCACTATTCACATCGAAAGTCACAATCATCCATCGGCGGTGGAACCATATGGGGGTGCAGCAACGGGGGTAGGAGGCGTACTTAGAGACATATTGTCAATGGGTTCCCGTCCAATTGCGCTATTTAATGCATTAAGGTTCGGTCAAGTCGACAAGGATTCAAAATTTGAATCAAAGAATAGATGGTTAATAAAAAACGTAGTTAAGGGCATTGCAGATTATGGTAATTGTATAGGGGTCCCGACAGTCGGCGGAGAGGTAGAGTTTGACCAGTCATTTGATAATTATTGTTTAGTAGATGTCGCATCAATCGGATATACAAAACTTGGCAATCTTGTTGCTAACAAGGCAAGAAAAGGAGATTCTCTGATTTTGGGTGGAAATGCTACAGGGGTGGATGGAATTCATGGGGCTTCTTTTGCTTCAAAAAATTTAGATGAAGATAACCGGTCTGCGGTTCAGATACCAGACCCATTTTTAGAAAAAGTGCTCATGGAAGCTACATTAGAGGCGATAGAAAACGATTGTATCAAGACCATGAAAGATCTTGGAGGTGGAGGATTGGCTTGTTGCTTGTCTGAAACAGCTGATAATTTGAAAAAGGGCTTTCTAGTGGATTTATCCACTATTCCATTAAAGCAAAAGGACATGACGGATGCACAGATCTTGATTTCAGAATCGCAGGAGCGCATGTTATATATCGTCAACTCGAAAAAGAAAAACAAATTCTTCAAGATTTTTGACAAACATAATGTGAATTATGCTGAAATAGGACATGTGACTGATGACTTGAATCTCTCAGTTATTAGAGAAGGTGACGAATTGGCTTGTATGCCTGCACAAATTATCGCTCACGCCCCCTTGTTGAATAGAAAATCTAAGGAGCCGGCTTACCTTGAATCAATTCAAAAATCGTATCGAGAACCGAAACCTCAAATCAACATCAAGAAAATGATATTTAAGATGTTATCTAACCCCTCCATATGCAGTCGCAAATGGATCTATGAGCAGTATGACCATGAGGTTGGAGTTAGAACGGTTTCAAAACCAGGGGCATCTGATAGTTCAGTTATCAAACTCGACGATAATAAATTCCTGAGTTTTAAACTAGACGGTAACTCAAAACATTGTTATCTAGATCCTTACAGGGGCATAATAGGATGTTTGTCTGAATCCCTTAGAAACATTACTTGTGTGGGGGCCAGCCCAATAGGGATAGTTGATCACTTACAGTTTGGAAATCCTGAAAATGAAGAAATTTTTTGGACATTCTTACAGACAATTAGAGGAATTAGAGATTACTGCAAATTCATGAACATACCTGTTGTCGGTGGAAAGGTAAGTTTGTATAATGAAACTAACTCTGGTCCAATAAAACCCTCCCCTGTAATAGGAATGTTAGGGTTAATTGATGCTAAGAATAAGATAAAGTATCCAATGTATCTATCAAACCAATCAATCTTTATTGTCGGAACAACCAAAGATGAAATGGGTGGATCAGAATATTTTGAATATTGTTTGGATATTGTTGGTGGAGATGTTCCCAGTGTTGATTTAGAGGAACAAAGAAATATCATAGAGACTATCAAAAAATTGATTGACAGAGATCTAATCTATGGAGTCCATGATTGCTCAAAGGGTGGTATAATAGTTTCAATGCTGGAAATGGCCATTCATAGTAATATCGGATTTAAAATTTCAGTCGACGAGATTCCAAACAAATGCTCTCGATTAGAATATTTACTCTTTTCAGAGTCTCATAATCGATTCATTTTTTCAACCGATCACGATTCAATGATTATTACATACTTAAAAAAGATGAAAATTCCATATGCTAGAATTGGAAATAGTTCAGATGATAGAACTTGCATAATTAAAAATAAAGATAAAACAATTTTCAAAAGTTCGTTGAAGACCATTTCTCAAGCCTATCACAGCTCCTTTCCAAATCTATTTGAAAAACATATCTAA
- the purF gene encoding amidophosphoribosyltransferase, with translation MVHENCGVVGIFSLGGENIVPYLIDCLRSLQHRGQESWGIAVPKKLPFKKTGLVSGSANEFDKLITKFSSNIGIGHVRYSTFGSSSLENAQPLKVKDLCIAHNGTITNAEQLSTMVGGCTFTPQNMTDTLVAAQRLVSILKKKDDMKAAMAILKNEMVGSYCFTFLTDSNTIYAARDPKGFRPLVLGLHKDTDTYIIASESCALSTVGAILLRDIEPGELIRIDKNGFKSERFSESGNHAHCAFEFTYFAHPSSIMEGINIYLARKKIGEYLALKFPIDDADVVIPVPDSSRPAALGYALKLGLPFEEGLLKDRYSKKGSMRSFIEPLVKDRKEINQNIMPIREMIENRHVIIVDDSIVRGTSSKAIIESVKQAGAKKISMVVTYPPIRYPCYAGIDFPSQEELIAFQVAKSEVDLDIIGNKVARFIGADEVCYNDNVNLAKGIGLKKSELCFSCSSGDYTPLGIKPDFGSRYQINDKIFVD, from the coding sequence ATGGTTCATGAAAATTGTGGTGTGGTTGGCATATTTTCTTTGGGAGGAGAAAACATAGTACCTTATTTGATAGATTGTCTTAGATCACTGCAACATCGAGGACAAGAATCATGGGGTATTGCCGTACCAAAGAAATTACCTTTTAAAAAAACCGGTTTGGTTTCGGGTTCGGCAAATGAATTTGATAAATTAATTACAAAATTTTCTTCTAATATCGGGATCGGCCATGTGAGATATTCTACTTTTGGCTCAAGTTCTCTAGAGAATGCACAGCCATTAAAGGTTAAAGATTTATGCATTGCTCACAATGGGACCATTACAAACGCTGAACAGCTTTCTACCATGGTTGGTGGCTGTACTTTTACACCACAGAATATGACAGATACTCTAGTTGCTGCCCAAAGGCTAGTTAGTATTCTTAAAAAGAAGGATGATATGAAGGCCGCAATGGCAATACTCAAAAATGAGATGGTAGGATCTTATTGTTTTACATTTCTAACTGACTCAAATACAATATATGCTGCAAGAGACCCTAAAGGGTTTAGACCTCTTGTATTGGGATTACATAAGGATACTGATACTTACATAATTGCATCAGAATCGTGTGCATTGTCAACTGTTGGTGCAATTCTTTTGAGAGATATTGAACCAGGCGAGTTGATAAGAATAGACAAGAACGGCTTTAAATCCGAAAGATTTTCTGAATCTGGTAATCACGCGCATTGTGCATTTGAGTTCACTTACTTTGCGCACCCAAGTTCAATAATGGAAGGGATTAATATTTATCTTGCAAGGAAAAAGATAGGGGAATATTTAGCACTCAAATTTCCCATTGATGATGCTGATGTGGTAATCCCTGTGCCTGATTCTTCAAGACCTGCAGCCTTAGGATATGCCTTAAAACTTGGACTACCATTTGAAGAAGGTTTGCTAAAGGATAGATATAGCAAGAAAGGTTCGATGAGGAGCTTCATAGAACCCTTAGTTAAAGATAGAAAGGAAATCAACCAAAATATTATGCCAATAAGAGAAATGATAGAGAATAGGCATGTAATAATTGTGGATGATAGCATTGTAAGGGGAACGAGTTCTAAAGCAATAATTGAGTCGGTCAAACAAGCAGGAGCCAAAAAAATTTCCATGGTTGTTACGTATCCACCTATTAGATATCCATGTTACGCCGGAATTGATTTTCCATCACAAGAAGAATTGATAGCATTTCAGGTCGCAAAGAGTGAAGTGGATTTAGATATTATTGGTAACAAAGTAGCCAGATTTATAGGAGCCGATGAAGTTTGTTATAACGATAATGTGAATCTCGCAAAAGGCATAGGTTTGAAAAAGAGCGAATTATGTTTCTCCTGTTCGTCTGGAGATTATACTCCACTTGGAATAAAACCTGATTTTGGTTCAAGGTATCAAATTAACGATAAGATATTTGTAGATTAG
- a CDS encoding NUDIX domain-containing protein has translation MNKDCYCHPLNRVTAICSNNLNKILFLRTQEAENTNILSLPGDFVRYGEMAEEALRRSIFHQTTLCVEPIEILGIYSNIDDQIGLHVIESVFVCIITNIPEKGLQIGSAQCVWVDRDQIQNMEPSIYNIKIIKDYYSWRIQKSTFWTTKP, from the coding sequence ATGAATAAAGACTGTTACTGTCATCCTCTCAATAGGGTTACTGCTATTTGCAGCAATAACCTTAACAAGATACTTTTTCTGAGAACCCAAGAGGCTGAGAATACGAACATCTTGAGTCTCCCTGGTGATTTTGTTAGGTATGGAGAAATGGCTGAAGAAGCTTTGCGGAGATCCATTTTTCATCAAACTACACTCTGTGTAGAACCCATTGAAATTTTGGGTATCTATTCAAATATCGACGACCAAATTGGATTACACGTCATCGAATCAGTATTCGTTTGTATTATTACAAATATTCCTGAAAAGGGATTGCAAATTGGTTCGGCTCAATGCGTGTGGGTGGACCGCGATCAAATTCAAAATATGGAACCTAGCATTTACAACATTAAAATTATTAAAGATTATTATTCATGGAGGATCCAAAAATCTACATTCTGGACCACCAAACCATAG
- a CDS encoding DNA topoisomerase I gives MSSISIASDDKHDQNRGNNSNQKWVTLHHNGVCFPPEYISKNLSFKIDKQNYTLTKDQEELIYAWTKKKDTHYVQDPVFQQNFLTDFKKLLPKEIQEGLQDIGQLDMNDFITYVDGEKETKEREKLAWSNLSREERKKIALEKKKEKEKLRNYFGKAVVDDIEVEVANWLVEPPGLFMGRGQHPLRGRWKPRVKPEDVILNLGEDAAAPEGPWQKIIHDHSSTWLASWIETLTGKRKYVWLHDSSVIRQNYDKAKYDKAQNLEKYIDKIEREIVRKMTSNDHDKKKIATVCYLIIKMAMRVGDEKDPDEADTVGATTLRKEHLKFKVIDKKHKILEFSFLGKDSVPWQKSLLIDSDDKLLLFNNLSLFTKNKKETDPIFDNINSMKVNTFLRNIDPKNVPGLTAKVFRTFIATNIVKKSLKNPPIAVKPESTEFEKIYVAKYANLQAAITCNHKKGIDPKNPASITSIAKYEESMKKKIELINALKTDLKGKNWKTEKQKSRLIERVQKLEFQVKLQKETREYNLGTSLRNYIDPRVFRSWMNIVELDWNRMYTSTLQRKFLWVDNITKKELKANFAL, from the coding sequence TTGTCTTCCATTTCGATTGCTTCTGATGATAAACATGATCAAAATCGGGGAAATAACAGCAACCAAAAATGGGTTACGCTTCATCATAACGGGGTATGCTTTCCACCCGAATACATATCTAAGAATTTGTCATTCAAAATAGATAAGCAGAATTACACACTAACGAAGGATCAAGAAGAATTGATCTATGCATGGACAAAGAAGAAGGACACTCACTACGTGCAAGATCCTGTCTTTCAGCAAAATTTTTTGACAGATTTCAAGAAATTGTTACCCAAGGAAATCCAAGAAGGTCTTCAAGACATTGGTCAATTAGATATGAACGATTTTATAACCTATGTTGATGGTGAAAAGGAGACAAAGGAACGAGAAAAATTAGCTTGGAGTAACCTGTCCCGAGAGGAAAGAAAAAAAATAGCATTAGAGAAAAAAAAAGAGAAAGAAAAATTAAGAAATTATTTCGGGAAAGCAGTAGTAGATGACATAGAGGTAGAAGTGGCAAATTGGTTAGTTGAACCTCCAGGGTTGTTTATGGGCAGAGGACAACATCCATTGAGGGGTAGATGGAAGCCTCGTGTCAAGCCCGAAGATGTCATACTCAACCTGGGTGAAGACGCAGCTGCCCCGGAAGGACCATGGCAAAAAATCATTCATGATCATAGCTCTACCTGGTTAGCATCTTGGATAGAAACGCTGACTGGGAAAAGAAAATATGTTTGGTTACACGATTCATCTGTAATCCGCCAAAATTATGACAAAGCCAAGTACGATAAGGCTCAAAACCTTGAAAAATATATTGACAAGATAGAACGGGAGATCGTGAGGAAAATGACATCAAATGATCATGATAAGAAGAAAATTGCCACTGTATGTTATCTCATAATAAAAATGGCGATGAGAGTTGGTGATGAAAAGGATCCTGATGAAGCAGACACCGTGGGTGCAACTACCCTCAGAAAGGAACATCTTAAATTCAAAGTAATTGACAAGAAACATAAAATATTAGAGTTTAGTTTCCTTGGAAAAGATAGTGTCCCCTGGCAAAAATCATTATTGATCGATTCTGATGACAAATTACTTTTATTTAACAACCTAAGTCTGTTTACAAAAAACAAGAAGGAAACAGATCCGATTTTTGATAATATTAACTCTATGAAAGTAAATACCTTTCTTAGGAATATAGACCCTAAAAATGTTCCCGGACTTACTGCAAAAGTTTTTAGAACTTTTATCGCCACAAATATTGTCAAAAAATCACTTAAAAATCCTCCAATTGCAGTGAAACCTGAATCAACTGAATTTGAAAAGATTTATGTTGCCAAATATGCTAACTTGCAAGCTGCCATAACATGTAACCACAAAAAGGGAATAGATCCAAAAAATCCAGCAAGTATTACATCGATTGCAAAATATGAGGAGTCCATGAAAAAGAAAATTGAGCTTATAAACGCCCTAAAGACAGACTTGAAGGGAAAGAATTGGAAAACAGAAAAACAGAAATCGAGATTGATTGAAAGGGTCCAAAAGCTAGAATTCCAAGTGAAGTTACAGAAAGAGACAAGGGAATATAATTTAGGAACTTCTTTACGAAATTATATTGACCCCAGAGTGTTTCGTTCGTGGATGAATATAGTTGAATTGGATTGGAACAGGATGTATACAAGTACACTGCAGAGAAAATTCCTATGGGTAGATAACATTACAAAAAAGGAATTAAAAGCGAACTTTGCTTTGTGA
- a CDS encoding dihydroorotate dehydrogenase electron transfer subunit, producing MSTDKNLIRVVEIEDVVLESPSVKTFIFKDSLGSLSKPGQFFMVWIPRKEELPLSIMVSDKKNHAAITIRKNGYGSTSLFNKGKGDRIGIRGPYGNSFSFNKSHTKIIFLGGGTGLVPLIRLLYYIKQHQCKFTFILGAKTRSELFFTDLISKWTKENKIDLLIATEDGSFGTEGYPTDILKDFLMINKDIDIIYTCGPEMMMKKALDLAIKNGIHIEASIERYMKCGIGICSSCCINDKLVCVDGTIFNEIEIQKLTEFGVCYRNKSGILTKF from the coding sequence TTGTCCACAGATAAGAACTTGATTAGAGTGGTAGAAATTGAAGATGTCGTCCTCGAGTCTCCCTCAGTCAAGACCTTTATATTTAAGGACTCACTGGGGAGTCTATCAAAACCTGGGCAATTTTTTATGGTATGGATACCAAGGAAAGAAGAACTTCCACTTAGTATTATGGTAAGTGACAAGAAAAACCACGCTGCTATAACAATTAGAAAGAATGGATATGGTTCCACCTCTTTATTCAATAAAGGTAAAGGAGACAGAATTGGAATTCGCGGACCTTACGGAAATTCATTTTCATTTAACAAATCTCATACAAAAATTATTTTTTTGGGTGGCGGCACCGGACTTGTCCCACTCATAAGGTTACTTTATTACATAAAACAACATCAATGTAAATTTACATTCATTTTAGGTGCTAAGACTAGATCCGAACTATTTTTTACAGACTTGATATCTAAGTGGACCAAAGAAAACAAAATTGACTTGCTTATCGCGACTGAAGACGGTTCCTTTGGAACCGAAGGTTACCCTACTGATATTTTAAAGGACTTTCTCATGATTAATAAAGACATAGATATCATTTACACGTGCGGACCCGAAATGATGATGAAAAAAGCTTTAGATCTCGCAATAAAGAATGGTATCCACATCGAGGCTAGCATAGAAAGATATATGAAATGCGGGATTGGAATTTGTTCAAGCTGTTGCATAAATGACAAGCTCGTTTGTGTGGACGGGACTATTTTTAACGAAATAGAGATTCAAAAACTTACCGAATTCGGGGTTTGTTACAGGAATAAATCTGGTATCCTTACTAAATTTTAA
- a CDS encoding dihydroorotate dehydrogenase yields the protein MDYDIPIKIAGLNLRNPVIVASGILGLSQSIFNRLYNLGAGAIVSKSISLLPRDGYRNPTIVSVDNMSYINAVGLANPGTESFSKEISKNNGPLIISLVGSDESEFSVIANKFKNLNILGFELNLSCPHVEKMGMEIGDDVNLVYDIIKSIKRDTTKPLFVKVGLGKSDIIEVAKIAESAGADGITAINTLRAMKIDIETRCPVLENKIGGLSGRAIKPLGVRCVYELSKSLRIPIIGCGGIMTYEDVIEYMMAGASAIQIGSLIGLKGIYSIGKIIRGLHSYLEAADISEVKEIIGIVHR from the coding sequence TTGGATTATGATATACCTATAAAGATTGCAGGTTTAAATTTAAGAAATCCAGTGATTGTGGCCTCGGGCATTTTGGGACTGTCTCAAAGTATTTTTAATCGATTGTATAACCTCGGTGCTGGGGCTATTGTAAGCAAATCGATTAGTCTGTTGCCCCGCGATGGTTACAGAAATCCCACGATAGTCAGTGTAGATAACATGAGTTACATAAATGCCGTCGGACTCGCAAATCCTGGTACAGAGTCGTTTTCAAAGGAAATTTCTAAGAATAATGGACCGCTGATTATAAGTTTGGTTGGATCAGACGAGAGTGAATTCTCCGTCATTGCCAACAAGTTCAAAAATCTTAATATTTTGGGTTTTGAATTAAATCTTTCCTGTCCCCACGTAGAAAAAATGGGAATGGAAATTGGAGATGATGTCAATTTGGTTTATGATATTATAAAGTCAATCAAGAGGGATACGACAAAACCGCTTTTTGTCAAGGTAGGTTTGGGCAAATCAGACATAATAGAAGTTGCAAAGATAGCTGAAAGCGCCGGTGCAGATGGAATTACTGCTATCAATACCCTCAGGGCGATGAAGATAGACATTGAAACTCGATGTCCGGTCTTGGAAAATAAGATCGGTGGTCTTTCTGGAAGGGCTATAAAGCCTCTAGGGGTTCGATGTGTATATGAGTTGAGCAAGAGTTTAAGAATTCCCATAATTGGTTGTGGTGGGATCATGACATATGAAGATGTCATAGAATACATGATGGCAGGAGCTTCTGCTATTCAGATAGGTAGTTTGATAGGGTTGAAAGGGATATATTCAATTGGAAAGATTATCAGGGGTTTGCATTCCTATTTAGAGGCTGCCGATATCAGCGAGGTTAAGGAGATTATAGGAATTGTCCACAGATAA